The genome window TAAAAATTATCTTGTAACCATCCTCAGCCAAAGTTTCCAACGCTTGCGGAACACCGGTTGTCGGCTCAACCACTTTATACTCTGTTCCAAACTCCTGCGCTACTTTTTTAGCACCGTTAACTGCCGATTCGTTATAACCATTGTCATTTTGCCCCGCCGAAGAACACACAATGGCCACCCTTAATTTTTCCCCTTTACTGTCCTTTTCATTCCCGGTGCAGCCCGTCAAACCACTTACCGAAACCATCACAACCAATAATGAAACTATTACCCTTTGCCAAACCTTTTTCATAGCATTCTCCTATTATCTTGTCATCATGTTGTTATGTTGTCATTACCAGTAAGTTTACTTTAACACCTTTTTCGTTTTTTGTAAAGAGATTTTATGCTTTTTGGCGGAAAACTACAATGTTTTCTTTTGTTTTTTGTGTGTTTTGCCTATGCGCCTTCTAATGCAGATTTCTATTTTTCTAAAAAATGTATTATCCCGCTTTTATTTCAATGCTTGATACAAACTTAAAAACTCTGCTTCCACTTCACTAAAGACGCGTTCCGAAGTGTCCGGCACCGAATATACCGGCAAATCGATCTCAAAAACCGGCATGCCCTTCAGTGTTAAAAACTCATGCTGCAAAATAGTATCGTCAATCAAAAAAATCAAATGAAGTTCCGCTTCCGTCAGTCCGGCCAAGCCAAAGCGTTCAAAGATCTTATTTTGCAGCCCGCTCTCAAACTCTTTGTAATTGCTTAAATACTGTTTTACCGGCCGGGTAATATCCGACAGATAGGCTTCACTGGCATCATGCAAAAGGCAGCCCAACTGCACCCGTTTAGAGTAATTTCTGGCCTTGGCTTCCCGCACGCAATTCACGCAATGCTGCCCGACCGAATAAAAATGCGGCAAATGCCCATTGGCTCTGGTCATCAGTGACAGCGCCCGGGCAATATCGCAAACATCAATCGCTTCTATCTCCGGGCGCAGCGGGTAAAAGCGCTTTCCCGTATAGGTAATAATATAATCTGACATCTCTGCTCTCTTTCTCTTTTTCGGCCCTGAAGCCAATTTTTAGGAACTCAAAAACCGCTGCCTGTCCCTGCCGGTATTCCGGTCACATAGACTTGATTTCTTTTTTGGCAGCTTGGCAGCTTGCCTGAACCGGACTTAATTTTCCTTAAAAAAGCGAACCTTTTGTTCATTTTTAATCAGCGGCAGGAGCGGCAAATATTTCGCCGAAATCCGGGCAATCACATTGACCCTTTCATCCAGCGGCAAATCCTCAGCTACAATTTGCATCTCGCCTGAATAGCGGCCGTACCTGATATTATCAATTGTTACGCTGCCCGCCTTACGCGGCAGTGCCATCACCGGTTCAATCTCCCGACCGGCCGCCGCAAACTCCCTTGACTCCTGCAAACGCTTTACCCAGCGGGGCGAATCTACCCGCACCGTATAACTTCGGCCAAATAAATATTCATCATATTTATCCGACAGCGTTTGCACCGGCAGATAAAGCTCGCCGGTCTGGCGGAAATATTCGATTTTTTCCCATTCTTCCCGGCTGATTGCGCCGTCACCGACATAAATATCTTCAATCCCAAAGTTCAGCGCCAAATCCAGATAGGCAACATACGGCGGCAGACCGCGATGCTGTTCCAAGGTCGGCAGCCCCTCAAAAATCGGCCCCCGCTTAAAAACATTGCCGGCAATAAAAGCCATCACCGGAATCCCTTTGGCCTTTAGCCAGTCATTGCGCTGCCGGAAAAAAACATCGTCCAGCCCCGTTTCCGGCCTGGGATAATAATTATGCATAGCATAAACTTCACCACCCGCTCCACGGATAGCTTCAATTTCATCTTCTTTTAAAATAGTAGCATTAACGCAAATCGGTATTTGCGCGGCAATTTGCGCCAGTTCTTCCCGGCTGAAACCAAAATCCGGCCGTAAAATCGAAATCCCGTATTCCCTGGCAACCTCAACAATATCATCTTTTTTGACATACTCCAGTGTTTTTTTTGACACATCGGCAATCAGCTGATAACCCATTGCCCTGATCTGAGCGCACATTTCTTTAATCCGCCCGGCGTAATCAGCCGTATTTTCCTCGGCAATGTGCAATGACGTAAAAATATAAGGGGTTCCTCCTATTTTTTTATACTCCTCCGCTTCGGGAAAAAAAGGTTTTAATTCCTCAAAATTGCTTAAAAACGCACTAAAATTTAACGGCTTATACATTTGATCTCCTTTTCTATATAAACTTTTTTCCAATCTGTTTTTCCGATTAAAAAACTTTCTGCTGCCGACTCGTCCATATTTGATAAAACGTTTTTTAATATCGTATTTTCTCTGTTCTGCAAATAAAAATATATCTCTCAGTACACGCCAATAAAGCTGATTTGGGGACAAACCCGATATTCCTCAAAAATAATTTCCAGGCAATCACTTTTAAAATCTGCCGGCAGCTCTGCAATTTTTTTATGGCCGATGGTCGTACCTTGATAAATCCATTCTTTTTGCTGATATTCCGATTTTATTTTAAAACTTTCTACCCGCTGGCTATTTGGAATATTTTCCTTTAAGACGATGTATCGAATATTTTGCGGCACTTTCCATCTTATTTTCACAGAAATCGGTTCGTCAGCCAAAAGCTGCGGCTGATACCATTTTTCATATCCTTCCTTGCGCATATTTTCCGCTTCGCAATCTATTGCCGCAGCAGTAGCTGTGATTGTGCCGCACTCCAACAAATTATGGGTAAACTTTTCACGAATCTGCCGCCCCAATTCTCTTAGGCTTTTTTCGTCGGAATCTGCTATTTTTCCTTCCTTATCGGGCGGAATATTTAAAAGCAGCATTGCATTTCCGCCTGCCGATTTTAAATAAAGCTCAAATAATTTCTCGGCTGATTTCACCTGATGATCTTCCGCCTGATGATAAAACCAGCCCGGCCGGATAGAGACATCTACTTCCGCCGGATACCAGATAAAGCTTGTTTCATTTTTCAGCCTGTCGATGCTTCCTAAATCTTCTTCACTGCTCCTGATTTCCTTTTGCCGGAATGTAATATCATCTTCCTGCTGACTGGCACCTGCAATTTTCTCATTATTGGCCATTCTGGCAGCAACTACGCTCCATTCGCTTTTCCGCGTCTTTCCCGCTTCATTGCCGCACCAGCGAATATCGGGCCCGCAAATACTGATCGTGGCCTCCGGCTGCAATCTTCGGATTACTTCATAATACCTTTCCCAGTCATATTTTTGCTTCTTCCCATTCTCGCCTTCCCCGCAGGCGCCGTCGAACCATACCGTAAAGATTTCACCGTATCCGCTTAACAATTCCGTTAATTGATTCACAAAAAAATCATCATACTCTCTGCCGCAGCCATATTTTTTGCAGTTTCTATCCCAGGGCGAAAGATATATTCCCGCTTTTAAGCCGTATTTATGGCAGGACTCGACAAATTCTCTGATCACATCACCTTTGCCTTGCTGATAGGCTGAGTTTTTAACCGAATGTTCTGTATATTTACTGGGCCATAAGCAAAAACCGTCATGATGTTTACAGGTTAAAATCAGGCCTTTCATTCCTGCCGCCCGCGCAATTTCAGCCCATTGATCCGTATCCAAGGCTGTCGGGCAAAATAACACCGGATCTTCTGTCCCATCTCCCCATTCCTTATCTGTAAAAGTATTTATGGAAAAATGAATGAATCCGTAAAACTCCATTTCCTCCTGCCTGAGTTGCTTTGGACTTGGTCTTACCTGAATCAGTTGATTGATAAGCTGTTCTCTGTCCATATTCCTTCCTTTCCTGTGTCGGCAATGATTTGACTGCATCATCTATTTACAACTTCTGCTGATATCAATCTTAATTATACTTACTATGCCTCTGGAGCGCAAGCTCTCCGGTCGTATCTGCTATAATTGCCTGCTATAGCAACAGTTCAGGCAAGCCGCTGATAATTCACTGTAAGAGAATTATCAGCATGTTCCGCAAATAGGAAGTTATACTTGATACTTCCCGCGAGAGCAAGCTCTCCGGTCGTATAGTAAGCATAAGTCTGCCGGCTTTACAGTTTAGGCCAGCCGCTGATAATTCTCTGTAAAAGAATTATCAGCATGTTTCGCAAGTGGATAGTTATACTTGATATACCTTTAGAGAGCAAGCTCTCCGGTCGTATCTGTTATAATTGCCTGCTATAGCAACAGTTCAGGCAAGTCACCGATAATTCGCTTGCAGCGAATTATCGGTGAATGCGTTCCGCAAATAGGCAGTTATACTTGATACTTCCCGCGAGAGCAAGCTCTCCGGTCGTATCAAGTATACATAGGACTGCCAGCTTTACAGTTCAGGCAAGCCACCGATAATTCGCTTGCAGCGAATTATCGGTGAATGCGTTCCGCAAATAGGCAGTTATACTTGATACTTCCCGGAAAAGCAAGCTCTCCGGTCGCATCAAGCATAACTCCCTGCTTGCCTGAACTGTAAACAAAAAAAGCCTACAAACCGCAATTACTGCAATCTATAAGCTTTCAGCGTGTGCAAGAAGATTCGAACTCCCGACCTTCTGGTCCGTAGCCAGACGCTCTATCCAGCTGAGCTATGCACACAAAGTGCCCGAGGCCGGACTCGAACCGGCACGGTATCGCTACCGCAGGATTTTAAGTCCTGTGCGTCTACCTATTCCGCCACTCGGGCTAATGATTAAATTAATGGGCCTTCAGGGACTCGAACCCTAGACCGACCGGTTATGAGCCGGTTGCTCTAACCAACTGAGCTAAAGGCCCCCAAAAAAGCCGTTTAAAATAAAAATCCCCTAAAGGCAATGACCCATGGGGGAATCGAACCCCCGATTCAGCCTTGAGAGGGCTGCGTCTTAACCGCTTGACCAATGGGCCGATATTACGTGTCCGACATTAGACAATCGGCAAACCAACAAAAAATTATTAAACAAGAAAAACTGATGCTCAGACTTCAAATGTCAGGCGCTTTGCATTCATATACAATCTTGATTCCCAGGAAAGCCCGCTTGGACTTTCTTAGTTCAAGGCCTCGACCGATTAGTACTCCTCAGCTCAGTGCATTACTGCACTTACACCCAGAGCCTATCAACCTGGTCGTCTTCCAGGGGTCTTACTTCTTTCGAATGGGATATCTTATCTTGAGGGGGGCTTCACGCTTAGATGCCTTCAGCGTTTATCCCTTCCCAACTTGGCTACTCTGCTATGCTCTTGGTAAAACAACAGATTCACCAGAGGTCAGTCCATCCCGGTCCTCTCGTACTAAGGACAGCTCCTCTCAAATATCCTGCGCCCACGACGGATAGGGACCGAACTGTCTCACGACGTTCTGAACCCAGCTCGCGTACCGCTTTAATGGGCGAACAGCCCAACCCTTGGGACCGAATTCAGCCCCAGGATGCGATGAGCCGACATCGAGGTGCCAAACCACTCCGTCGATGTGAACTCTTGGGAGTGATTAGCCTGTTATCCCCAGGGTAGCTTTTATCCGTTGAGCGATGGCAATCCCACTTTCTTACCACCGGATCACTAAGTCCTACTTTCGTACCTGCTCCACTTGTTGGTGTCACAGTCAAGCCATCTTCTGCCTTTACACTCTGCGAATGATTCCTAACCATTCTGAGATGACCTTTGAGCGCCTCCGATACCCTTTCGGAGGCGACCGCCCCAGTCAAACTCCCCACCTGACACTGTCCCTGTACCGGTTTACGGCACGAGGTTAGAAACCTAATACTACAAGGGAGGTATCCCAACAGCGACTCCACCAACCCTGACGGGCTAGTTTCTCAGTCTCCCTCCTATCCTGTACATGCAGTATCAAGTCCCAATATCAAGCTAGAGTAAAGCTCCATGGGGTCTTTCCGTCCTGTCGCGGGTAACTGGCATCTTTACCAGTACTTCAACTTCACCGGGCGCGTTGTTGAGACAGTGCCCAAATCGTTACGCCTTTCGTGCGGGTCGGAACTTACCCGACAAGGAATTTCGCTACCTTAGGACCGTTATAGTTACGGCCGCCGTTTACTGGGGCTTAAGTTCCTAGCTTCGACTCGCGTCTAACCATTCCCCTTAACCTTCCAGCACCGGGCAGGCGTCAGCCCCTATACTTCACCTTTCGGTTTCGCAGAGACCTGTGTTTTTGCTAAACAGTCGCTTGGGCCTTTTTTCTGTGGCCGGTTTCTCTCCGGCACCCCTTTTCCCGAAGTTACGGGGTCATTTTGCCGAGTTCCTTAACAACGCTTCTCCCGTCGGCCTTAGGATTCTCTCCTCATCCACCTGTGTCGGTTTGCGGTACGGGCTTGTAACAATCTATAGTGGCTTTTCTTGGCAGTTTAGATTCAGAAGCTTCGCTACTTCCCTTCGCTCCTTATCACGCTTCAGCTTTCTCGCGGTATCTCCCCCGCTCCGCCTTTGCGCTTATACCGGTCTTTCCTTTCCCGGCTCTTCTTATCTTCCTGCGTCCCCACAGTTCTGTTCCTACAAGGTACTGGAATTATCACCAGTTCTCCATCGACTACGGCTTTCGCCCTCGCCTTAGGCCCCGACTTACCCAGAGCAGATCAGCTTTACTCTGGAAACCTTGGATATTCGGCCTGAAAGATTCTCACTTCCATCTCGCTACTCATTCCGGCATTCTCTCTTGTGC of Lachnospiraceae bacterium oral taxon 500 contains these proteins:
- a CDS encoding phosphohydrolase, whose protein sequence is MSDYIITYTGKRFYPLRPEIEAIDVCDIARALSLMTRANGHLPHFYSVGQHCVNCVREAKARNYSKRVQLGCLLHDASEAYLSDITRPVKQYLSNYKEFESGLQNKIFERFGLAGLTEAELHLIFLIDDTILQHEFLTLKGMPVFEIDLPVYSVPDTSERVFSEVEAEFLSLYQALK
- a CDS encoding DUF871 domain-containing protein → MSPNQLYWRVLRDIFLFAEQRKYDIKKRFIKYGRVGSRKFFNRKNRLEKSLYRKGDQMYKPLNFSAFLSNFEELKPFFPEAEEYKKIGGTPYIFTSLHIAEENTADYAGRIKEMCAQIRAMGYQLIADVSKKTLEYVKKDDIVEVAREYGISILRPDFGFSREELAQIAAQIPICVNATILKEDEIEAIRGAGGEVYAMHNYYPRPETGLDDVFFRQRNDWLKAKGIPVMAFIAGNVFKRGPIFEGLPTLEQHRGLPPYVAYLDLALNFGIEDIYVGDGAISREEWEKIEYFRQTGELYLPVQTLSDKYDEYLFGRSYTVRVDSPRWVKRLQESREFAAAGREIEPVMALPRKAGSVTIDNIRYGRYSGEMQIVAEDLPLDERVNVIARISAKYLPLLPLIKNEQKVRFFKEN
- a CDS encoding alpha-fucosidase; the encoded protein is MDREQLINQLIQVRPSPKQLRQEEMEFYGFIHFSINTFTDKEWGDGTEDPVLFCPTALDTDQWAEIARAAGMKGLILTCKHHDGFCLWPSKYTEHSVKNSAYQQGKGDVIREFVESCHKYGLKAGIYLSPWDRNCKKYGCGREYDDFFVNQLTELLSGYGEIFTVWFDGACGEGENGKKQKYDWERYYEVIRRLQPEATISICGPDIRWCGNEAGKTRKSEWSVVAARMANNEKIAGASQQEDDITFRQKEIRSSEEDLGSIDRLKNETSFIWYPAEVDVSIRPGWFYHQAEDHQVKSAEKLFELYLKSAGGNAMLLLNIPPDKEGKIADSDEKSLRELGRQIREKFTHNLLECGTITATAAAIDCEAENMRKEGYEKWYQPQLLADEPISVKIRWKVPQNIRYIVLKENIPNSQRVESFKIKSEYQQKEWIYQGTTIGHKKIAELPADFKSDCLEIIFEEYRVCPQISFIGVY